The proteins below are encoded in one region of Bremerella sp. P1:
- a CDS encoding diguanylate cyclase domain-containing protein, with the protein MSEFIFFHVLLCAMFFGIGFVSAKWLRLSAKREDKNEESQSSHASVLAEGVPQDRPACHTDGSREASVAAAEAISEVVDRVRSLADGVRIEVHEHSQSVEQINHDLLATANLSDPEAASRVISRLIDANRHLDSRLNLAEARLQEQSQLLRSHRVEARTDALTGLPNRRVFDEEIERAFEDKRNSRRASSLIMVDIDHFKDFNDLHGHQAGDLCLKKVGEEIRQTIRGIGGIVMRYGGEEFAVLLPGTELFDAKVAARRLNRNIERLIVDFEQKELSVTASLGVAEIGRDSEASEWLGRADRALYAAKHEGRNRGYWHDGQACHEITRRNTDPAVEVDETDNVVARRAAFINDVNRRLALFHRKRQPLALIISSIDSIDNKPVEEHPDYVAIQQAVMQVFSAVLRDMDHVCQMADNQFGALLPAADGHDASVVAERARDAISRLELKTPTDVIRISISCGVSHALEGDEAEHMLSRSESALAHARDKNGNAVYLSRHEMDWECPLRITPEAVIANG; encoded by the coding sequence ATGTCAGAGTTTATATTTTTCCACGTTCTGCTTTGTGCAATGTTCTTCGGAATAGGATTCGTCTCAGCCAAATGGTTGCGACTTTCCGCGAAGCGCGAGGACAAGAACGAAGAGTCGCAGTCCAGCCACGCATCCGTTCTTGCGGAAGGAGTCCCGCAAGATCGCCCTGCATGCCATACGGATGGCTCGCGAGAGGCCAGCGTGGCAGCCGCTGAAGCGATCAGCGAAGTAGTCGACCGCGTTCGAAGCTTGGCTGACGGCGTGCGTATCGAAGTTCATGAGCATTCGCAGTCGGTCGAACAAATCAATCACGATCTGCTCGCCACGGCGAATCTCTCGGACCCCGAGGCGGCGTCGCGGGTCATCTCACGCTTGATCGATGCCAATCGCCATCTGGATAGTCGACTGAACCTGGCCGAGGCTCGCCTGCAGGAACAATCACAATTGTTGCGGTCACACCGCGTGGAAGCTCGGACCGACGCATTGACCGGCTTGCCCAATCGACGTGTGTTTGATGAAGAGATTGAACGGGCATTTGAAGATAAGCGAAATTCGCGACGTGCCTCGTCGCTGATCATGGTCGATATTGATCACTTCAAGGATTTCAACGATCTTCACGGACATCAAGCCGGTGATCTTTGCTTGAAGAAGGTAGGCGAAGAGATTCGTCAGACTATTCGAGGCATCGGCGGAATCGTGATGCGATACGGTGGCGAAGAGTTCGCCGTGCTACTTCCGGGAACCGAGTTGTTCGACGCCAAAGTAGCGGCACGACGCCTCAATCGAAATATCGAGCGACTGATTGTCGACTTCGAGCAGAAAGAACTAAGCGTAACGGCCAGCCTGGGTGTTGCGGAAATTGGTCGTGACAGTGAAGCCAGCGAGTGGTTAGGGCGTGCGGACCGGGCCTTGTATGCCGCCAAGCATGAAGGTCGAAATCGTGGTTATTGGCACGACGGTCAAGCCTGCCATGAGATCACCCGCCGAAATACAGATCCTGCCGTTGAGGTAGATGAAACAGATAATGTTGTCGCTCGGCGTGCTGCGTTTATCAATGACGTCAATCGACGCTTGGCACTGTTTCATCGTAAGCGGCAACCACTCGCATTGATCATCTCGAGCATTGACTCGATTGATAACAAGCCTGTCGAAGAGCATCCCGACTACGTCGCGATTCAGCAAGCGGTCATGCAGGTCTTCAGCGCTGTCCTGCGAGATATGGATCATGTCTGTCAAATGGCGGACAACCAGTTCGGAGCCCTACTGCCGGCCGCTGACGGCCATGATGCTTCGGTAGTAGCCGAGCGTGCACGCGATGCGATCTCACGGCTCGAGCTTAAGACACCAACCGATGTGATTCGCATTTCGATTTCATGTGGTGTCTCGCACGCGTTGGAAGGAGATGAAGCCGAGCATATGCTTTCGAGAAGTGAGTCAGCGCTTGCGCATGCTCGCGATAAGAATGGAAATGCCGTCTATCTATCGCGTCATGAGATGGACTGGGAGTGCCCTTTGCGGATCACCCCAGAGGCAGTGATAGCAAACGGATAA